Proteins encoded by one window of Elaeis guineensis isolate ETL-2024a chromosome 12, EG11, whole genome shotgun sequence:
- the LOC105055096 gene encoding uncharacterized protein isoform X4 has product MESGVRGERLGTHPTFWGFFEIFVNVLRFGGRLAGFLILQVWHIWWRLAGCFFTVSAGVLSLGFRIARFSIYQVGCIWRIVSRYIPHRSVDLEPRSSGENASDSDVDRSADLGPQAIGAHAHQDGDGLVETGHTSEIGGDSALGRDVDNPHSLWNSFQALPRGQISWETSTFVRDAFPVIVGHLAETMPCDEVIGKPIFFIWLMNIGLQQIVRCYADF; this is encoded by the exons TAAGGGGAGAAAGACTTGGGACGCATCCTACTTTCTGGGGTTTCTTTGAGATATTTGTTAATGTGCTTAGGTTTGGAGGTCGACTTGCCGGCTTCCTGATTCTCCAG GTTTGGCATATATGGTGGAGACTTGCCGGATGCTTCTTTACAGTATCTGCTGGTGTCCTCAGTCTTGGATTTCGCATTGCTCGTTTTTCAATTTACCAG GTTGGTTGTATATGGAGAATTGTGTCTAGATACATTCCTCACAGGAGTGTAGACTTGGAACCTAGATCTTCTGGGGAAAATGCTTCAGATTCTGATGTGGACAGGAGCGCGGACTTGGGACCTCAAGCTATTGGCGCTCATGCTCATCAAGATGGCGATGGTTTGGTTGAGACTGGGCACACTTCAGAGATTGGTGGAGACAGTGCTTTGGGTCGTGATGTGGACAATCCACATAGCCTTTGGAATTCATTTCAAGCTTTGCCACGTGGACAAATTTCTTGGGAGACCAGTACTT TTGTCCGTGATGCTTTTCCAGTTATTGTGGGACATTTGGCTGAGACAATGCCTTGTGATGAAGTTATAGGCAAACCCATCTTCTttatatg GCTGATGAATATTGGGCTACAGCAAATTGTGAGATGCTATGCAGATTTTTAA
- the LOC105055096 gene encoding uncharacterized protein isoform X5: MESGVRGERLGTHPTFWGFFEIFVNVLRFGGRLAGFLILQVWHIWWRLAGCFFTVSAGVLSLGFRIARFSIYQVGCIWRIVSRYIPHRSVDLEPRSSGENASDSDVDRSADLGPQAIGAHAHQDGDGLVETGHTSEIGGDSALGRDVDNPHSLWNSFQALPRGQISWETIVRDAFPVIVGHLAETMPCDEVIGKPIFFIWLMNIGLQQIVRCYADF; this comes from the exons TAAGGGGAGAAAGACTTGGGACGCATCCTACTTTCTGGGGTTTCTTTGAGATATTTGTTAATGTGCTTAGGTTTGGAGGTCGACTTGCCGGCTTCCTGATTCTCCAG GTTTGGCATATATGGTGGAGACTTGCCGGATGCTTCTTTACAGTATCTGCTGGTGTCCTCAGTCTTGGATTTCGCATTGCTCGTTTTTCAATTTACCAG GTTGGTTGTATATGGAGAATTGTGTCTAGATACATTCCTCACAGGAGTGTAGACTTGGAACCTAGATCTTCTGGGGAAAATGCTTCAGATTCTGATGTGGACAGGAGCGCGGACTTGGGACCTCAAGCTATTGGCGCTCATGCTCATCAAGATGGCGATGGTTTGGTTGAGACTGGGCACACTTCAGAGATTGGTGGAGACAGTGCTTTGGGTCGTGATGTGGACAATCCACATAGCCTTTGGAATTCATTTCAAGCTTTGCCACGTGGACAAATTTCTTGGGAGACCA TTGTCCGTGATGCTTTTCCAGTTATTGTGGGACATTTGGCTGAGACAATGCCTTGTGATGAAGTTATAGGCAAACCCATCTTCTttatatg GCTGATGAATATTGGGCTACAGCAAATTGTGAGATGCTATGCAGATTTTTAA
- the LOC105055096 gene encoding uncharacterized protein isoform X6 — MESGVRGERLGTHPTFWGFFEIFVNVLRFGGRLAGFLILQVWHIWWRLAGCFFTVSAGVLSLGFRIARFSIYQVGCIWRIVSRYIPHRSVDLEPRSSGENASDSDVDRSADLGPQAIGAHAHQDGDGLVETGHTSEIGGDSALGRDVDNPHSLWNSFQALPRGQISWETSTFVRDAFPVIVGHLAETMPCDEVIGKPIFFIWIKNISR, encoded by the exons TAAGGGGAGAAAGACTTGGGACGCATCCTACTTTCTGGGGTTTCTTTGAGATATTTGTTAATGTGCTTAGGTTTGGAGGTCGACTTGCCGGCTTCCTGATTCTCCAG GTTTGGCATATATGGTGGAGACTTGCCGGATGCTTCTTTACAGTATCTGCTGGTGTCCTCAGTCTTGGATTTCGCATTGCTCGTTTTTCAATTTACCAG GTTGGTTGTATATGGAGAATTGTGTCTAGATACATTCCTCACAGGAGTGTAGACTTGGAACCTAGATCTTCTGGGGAAAATGCTTCAGATTCTGATGTGGACAGGAGCGCGGACTTGGGACCTCAAGCTATTGGCGCTCATGCTCATCAAGATGGCGATGGTTTGGTTGAGACTGGGCACACTTCAGAGATTGGTGGAGACAGTGCTTTGGGTCGTGATGTGGACAATCCACATAGCCTTTGGAATTCATTTCAAGCTTTGCCACGTGGACAAATTTCTTGGGAGACCAGTACTT TTGTCCGTGATGCTTTTCCAGTTATTGTGGGACATTTGGCTGAGACAATGCCTTGTGATGAAGTTATAGGCAAACCCATCTTCTttatatg
- the LOC105055096 gene encoding uncharacterized protein isoform X2 codes for MESGVRGERLGTHPTFWGFFEIFVNVLRFGGRLAGFLILQVWHIWWRLAGCFFTVSAGVLSLGFRIARFSIYQVGCIWRIVSRYIPHRSVDLEPRSSGENASDSDVDRSADLGPQAIGAHAHQDGDGLVETGHTSEIGGDSALGRDVDNPHSLWNSFQALPRGQISWETSTCCATILFNQIMILLPMKFFNGFWFFYVSSNNVIIISCSIVVVRDAFPVIVGHLAETMPCDEVIGKPIFFIWLMNIGLQQIVRCYADF; via the exons TAAGGGGAGAAAGACTTGGGACGCATCCTACTTTCTGGGGTTTCTTTGAGATATTTGTTAATGTGCTTAGGTTTGGAGGTCGACTTGCCGGCTTCCTGATTCTCCAG GTTTGGCATATATGGTGGAGACTTGCCGGATGCTTCTTTACAGTATCTGCTGGTGTCCTCAGTCTTGGATTTCGCATTGCTCGTTTTTCAATTTACCAG GTTGGTTGTATATGGAGAATTGTGTCTAGATACATTCCTCACAGGAGTGTAGACTTGGAACCTAGATCTTCTGGGGAAAATGCTTCAGATTCTGATGTGGACAGGAGCGCGGACTTGGGACCTCAAGCTATTGGCGCTCATGCTCATCAAGATGGCGATGGTTTGGTTGAGACTGGGCACACTTCAGAGATTGGTGGAGACAGTGCTTTGGGTCGTGATGTGGACAATCCACATAGCCTTTGGAATTCATTTCAAGCTTTGCCACGTGGACAAATTTCTTGGGAGACCAGTACTTGTTGTGCCACCATTTTATTCAACCAGATTATGATATTGCTGCCTATGAAATTTTTTAATGGTTTCTGGTTtttttatgtttcatcaaataatgTGATAATAATATCATGCTCTATTGTAGTTGTCCGTGATGCTTTTCCAGTTATTGTGGGACATTTGGCTGAGACAATGCCTTGTGATGAAGTTATAGGCAAACCCATCTTCTttatatg GCTGATGAATATTGGGCTACAGCAAATTGTGAGATGCTATGCAGATTTTTAA
- the LOC105055096 gene encoding uncharacterized protein isoform X3, protein MESGVRGERLGTHPTFWGFFEIFVNVLRFGGRLAGFLILQVWHIWWRLAGCFFTVSAGVLSLGFRIARFSIYQVGCIWRIVSRYIPHRSVDLEPRSSGENASDSDVDRSADLGPQAIGAHAHQDGDGLVETGHTSEIGGDSALGRDVDNPHSLWNSFQALPRGQISWETSTCCATILFNQIMILLPMKFFNGFWFFYVSSNNVIIISCSIVVVRDAFPVIVGHLAETMPCDEVIGKPIFFIWIKNISR, encoded by the exons TAAGGGGAGAAAGACTTGGGACGCATCCTACTTTCTGGGGTTTCTTTGAGATATTTGTTAATGTGCTTAGGTTTGGAGGTCGACTTGCCGGCTTCCTGATTCTCCAG GTTTGGCATATATGGTGGAGACTTGCCGGATGCTTCTTTACAGTATCTGCTGGTGTCCTCAGTCTTGGATTTCGCATTGCTCGTTTTTCAATTTACCAG GTTGGTTGTATATGGAGAATTGTGTCTAGATACATTCCTCACAGGAGTGTAGACTTGGAACCTAGATCTTCTGGGGAAAATGCTTCAGATTCTGATGTGGACAGGAGCGCGGACTTGGGACCTCAAGCTATTGGCGCTCATGCTCATCAAGATGGCGATGGTTTGGTTGAGACTGGGCACACTTCAGAGATTGGTGGAGACAGTGCTTTGGGTCGTGATGTGGACAATCCACATAGCCTTTGGAATTCATTTCAAGCTTTGCCACGTGGACAAATTTCTTGGGAGACCAGTACTTGTTGTGCCACCATTTTATTCAACCAGATTATGATATTGCTGCCTATGAAATTTTTTAATGGTTTCTGGTTtttttatgtttcatcaaataatgTGATAATAATATCATGCTCTATTGTAGTTGTCCGTGATGCTTTTCCAGTTATTGTGGGACATTTGGCTGAGACAATGCCTTGTGATGAAGTTATAGGCAAACCCATCTTCTttatatg